A single bacterium DNA region contains:
- the floA gene encoding flotillin-like protein FloA (flotillin-like protein involved in membrane lipid rafts), which yields MKVLMFILIAVAVLLVITIAKFFSLWLRAMVSGAPVSMIKLVIMRLRGVPASIIVNTRIMAVKAGLDISSDELEAHYLASDGQPIMGKPASGTYHVESVVKALISASKAEIALDFKKATAIDLAGRNVLEAVQTSVMPKVIDCPDPTKGASTVAAVAMDGIQLRAKARVTVKTNIQQLVGGATEETIIARVGEGIVTTIGSAQTHKKVLENPDMISKKVLEKGLDSGTAFEILSIDIADVDVGDNIGAILQTKQAEADKQIAQAKAESRRAMAVALEQEMKAKVVEMRAKVTEAEAEVPKAMADAFRKGNLGIMDYYKMKNIQADTGMRDSIADGTKETKSKKE from the coding sequence ATGAAAGTATTAATGTTTATACTCATAGCAGTAGCTGTTTTGCTTGTAATAACTATTGCCAAATTCTTTAGCTTATGGCTTAGAGCAATGGTATCAGGCGCACCGGTAAGTATGATAAAACTTGTTATTATGAGACTTAGAGGAGTTCCAGCCAGCATTATAGTGAATACCAGAATTATGGCTGTAAAAGCAGGCCTGGATATATCCTCGGATGAGCTTGAAGCGCATTATCTGGCTTCAGACGGTCAGCCAATAATGGGAAAACCTGCAAGCGGTACATACCATGTGGAAAGTGTTGTCAAGGCTTTAATATCAGCCAGTAAGGCAGAAATAGCGCTTGATTTCAAAAAGGCAACTGCAATTGACCTTGCAGGCAGGAATGTTCTTGAAGCTGTACAGACAAGTGTAATGCCAAAGGTAATTGACTGCCCTGATCCCACTAAAGGCGCTTCAACTGTAGCTGCAGTAGCAATGGATGGAATTCAGCTAAGAGCAAAAGCCAGGGTTACCGTTAAGACCAATATCCAGCAGCTTGTTGGAGGAGCAACTGAAGAAACGATTATTGCACGTGTTGGAGAAGGAATCGTAACCACAATTGGTTCTGCACAAACACATAAAAAAGTGCTGGAAAATCCAGATATGATATCTAAAAAGGTATTGGAGAAAGGTCTTGATTCAGGTACTGCATTTGAAATACTCTCAATAGATATTGCGGATGTTGATGTAGGAGATAACATTGGTGCAATACTTCAGACAAAACAGGCTGAGGCAGATAAACAGATAGCTCAGGCTAAGGCAGAAAGCCGCCGTGCTATGGCTGTTGCTTTGGAACAGGAGATGAAAGCTAAAGTTGTGGAAATGAGAGCAAAGGTTACAGAAGCTGAAGCAGAAGTACCAAAAGCAATGGCAGACGCTTTCAGAAAGGGAAATCTTGGTATTATGGACTACTACAAGATGAAGAATATTCAGGCAGATACCGGGATGAGAGATTCGATCGCAGACGGTACAAAGGAAACAAAATCCAAAAAAGAATAA
- a CDS encoding NfeD family protein, whose protein sequence is MWTIILLFIAGITFIFIEIFVPGGIFGLGGCLAIFGSIFLCFKNYPSLGFYALLLELVFAGIAIILALKFLPKTKFGQYVILSKKESKNEGFVSHDSLEDIKDKEGIALTLLRPAGKAEINGQKFDVVTEGGYVRKNEKVKVMMVSGKKIVVRKI, encoded by the coding sequence ATGTGGACTATAATTCTTTTATTCATTGCAGGAATAACATTCATCTTTATTGAAATCTTTGTGCCTGGAGGTATATTTGGCCTTGGCGGATGTCTGGCAATATTTGGCAGTATATTCCTATGCTTTAAAAATTATCCCTCATTAGGCTTTTATGCCCTGCTTCTGGAACTGGTTTTTGCAGGTATAGCAATAATACTTGCATTAAAGTTTTTGCCAAAGACAAAGTTCGGACAATATGTTATTCTCTCTAAAAAAGAGAGTAAAAATGAAGGATTCGTCTCTCATGACAGCTTGGAGGATATAAAAGATAAGGAAGGAATTGCTCTGACCCTCCTGAGACCTGCAGGAAAGGCTGAAATCAATGGGCAGAAGTTTGATGTCGTAACGGAAGGAGGTTATGTCCGAAAAAATGAAAAAGTAAAGGTGATGATGGTCAGCGGAAAGAAAATTGTTGTAAGAAAAATCTAA
- a CDS encoding NfeD family protein, with protein sequence MRKVKTSFILLLLFLTLICPYRQFLHAEDGDVYIIPVHGIIDLGLASFVKRSVQEAEKANAKAVILDIKTYGGRVDAAVDIKDALSNLKMLTIAYVNPRAISAGALIALSCKHIIVAPGSMIGAASPVKIGFAGMSQEKTGEKEISFVRSAFRAAAEQNNHSTELAEAMVDQDIEVKKIIKKGKLLTLTGSEAVKIGLAKNEAKSIKEILRLFNLDKFSIKKTRTNWAEHVVRFLTHPIVSSLLLTLGFLGLLFEIKTPGWGVGGTISVIFLALFFWGHYIVGLANIMDIVLFIIGVVLLFTELFITPGFGFVGSGGLFCILAGIYLALVKQPIPKFSWEFNLLNNALYTISGAILASGTVFALLLKYLPKNKGLWSQLALSASEKQKNGFNASSTEMHTLVGKRGVAHTNLRPAGKAMIDDKLWSVMTDGDFIEEGAEIVVEKVEGNRILVKTWRQAD encoded by the coding sequence ATGAGAAAAGTTAAAACAAGTTTTATCTTATTATTGCTATTTCTTACTTTAATATGCCCATATCGTCAATTTTTACATGCTGAAGACGGAGATGTATATATTATTCCTGTTCATGGAATAATTGATCTGGGACTTGCAAGCTTTGTTAAACGTTCAGTTCAGGAAGCAGAAAAGGCAAATGCTAAGGCAGTGATTCTGGATATTAAAACATACGGCGGCAGGGTTGATGCAGCAGTAGATATAAAAGACGCTCTTTCAAATCTAAAAATGCTTACTATAGCGTATGTGAATCCAAGAGCCATATCCGCAGGTGCGCTTATTGCTCTATCGTGTAAACACATAATTGTTGCCCCGGGCAGTATGATAGGTGCAGCCTCTCCTGTTAAAATTGGTTTTGCTGGTATGAGTCAGGAAAAAACAGGTGAGAAAGAAATATCCTTTGTGCGCTCAGCATTCAGAGCAGCAGCGGAACAGAACAATCATTCCACAGAATTAGCAGAGGCAATGGTTGATCAGGACATTGAAGTTAAAAAGATAATTAAAAAAGGCAAATTACTTACACTCACAGGATCTGAAGCTGTAAAGATAGGTCTTGCAAAAAACGAGGCAAAGTCCATTAAAGAGATATTGAGGTTATTTAATCTGGATAAATTTAGTATCAAAAAAACTCGTACTAACTGGGCAGAACATGTTGTCAGATTTCTAACACATCCTATTGTGAGCTCATTACTTTTAACACTTGGATTCTTAGGACTACTGTTTGAAATAAAAACGCCTGGATGGGGAGTTGGGGGAACTATTAGTGTAATATTTTTGGCTCTATTTTTCTGGGGGCATTATATTGTGGGACTTGCAAATATTATGGATATAGTTTTATTCATTATAGGGGTTGTGCTGTTATTTACTGAATTATTTATAACACCTGGATTTGGATTTGTTGGATCAGGCGGACTGTTCTGTATTCTGGCAGGAATATATCTCGCGCTTGTAAAACAGCCCATACCCAAATTCTCATGGGAATTTAATTTATTAAACAATGCTCTTTATACAATCAGTGGTGCAATTTTAGCCTCAGGAACAGTATTTGCTCTGCTGTTAAAATATCTTCCCAAGAATAAAGGATTATGGAGCCAGCTTGCTCTGTCTGCCTCAGAAAAACAGAAAAACGGATTTAACGCTTCATCTACTGAGATGCATACTCTGGTTGGAAAGAGAGGGGTTGCTCATACAAACCTCAGACCGGCAGGCAAGGCAATGATAGACGATAAACTATGGAGCGTAATGACTGACGGAGATTTTATTGAAGAAGGAGCCGAGATTGTTGTTGAGAAGGTTGAGGGAAACAGAATCTTAGTAAAAACTTGGAGGCAGGCTGACTAA
- a CDS encoding rhomboid family intramembrane serine protease, which translates to MFNERIVKTLNSVKENKDKVCPRCNQKLKVFNYAYDSNVFLDKCPHCQGMWADEGEAKKLARYLKEDPRITSIAKSFIKKDRAMQDSQDLAKISRTLTRSANPVVLSIPKMIIPLSDDTPRQRVPLVTIFIMILCVLIFIGQVFFIRDPFAFVQKFGLIPAHFLGIGLISSMFLHGGLLHLIGNMFFLWLFVSNVEDRFSRFGFLVFYLCCGLSANILHSFLNWNLSIPTMGASGAISGIMGAYFIFYPKARINIFVIYKILRVPAFLYLGVWVLFQLMFGFTFKTTGVSNIAWFAHIGGFIFGGLFAYFKKKAVIIKG; encoded by the coding sequence TTGTTTAATGAACGTATAGTAAAAACCTTGAATAGCGTTAAAGAGAACAAAGATAAAGTTTGTCCCAGATGTAATCAGAAACTTAAAGTATTTAATTATGCCTATGATTCTAACGTCTTTTTGGACAAATGTCCGCATTGCCAAGGTATGTGGGCTGATGAAGGAGAAGCTAAAAAACTTGCCAGATATCTTAAAGAAGATCCAAGAATTACGTCAATTGCTAAAAGTTTTATTAAAAAAGATCGAGCTATGCAAGATTCACAAGATTTAGCAAAAATTAGTAGAACTTTAACAAGATCAGCAAATCCCGTTGTTTTATCTATACCCAAAATGATTATTCCTCTTTCAGACGATACTCCGAGACAAAGGGTACCCTTAGTAACAATTTTCATAATGATTTTATGTGTGCTGATTTTTATAGGTCAGGTATTTTTTATTAGAGATCCATTTGCGTTTGTCCAGAAGTTTGGTTTAATCCCAGCACATTTTTTAGGCATAGGTTTAATTTCTTCCATGTTTTTACATGGAGGGTTGCTTCATTTAATAGGAAATATGTTCTTTCTATGGCTTTTTGTGAGTAATGTTGAGGATAGATTTAGCCGTTTTGGATTTCTTGTTTTTTATCTTTGTTGCGGGTTATCTGCAAACATATTACATAGCTTTTTAAATTGGAACTTGTCAATACCTACGATGGGTGCTAGTGGTGCAATATCTGGGATTATGGGTGCTTATTTTATCTTTTATCCTAAAGCCAGGATTAATATTTTCGTTATTTATAAAATATTGCGTGTGCCTGCATTTTTATATTTAGGAGTTTGGGTTTTATTCCAGTTAATGTTTGGTTTTACATTTAAGACAACAGGCGTATCAAATATTGCTTGGTTTGCACACATTGGAGGTTTCATTTTTGGCGGTCTTTTTGCTTATTTTAAAAAGAAGGCGGTTATTATAAAGGGGTAA
- a CDS encoding DUF2007 domain-containing protein, with product MPDLICIKNYNNRIEAELAKSFLEDSDIEAIVSTDDCGGIYPSLSLVTGGTRLLVKEEDAQKALEVLENLMF from the coding sequence ATGCCTGATTTAATTTGTATTAAAAATTATAATAATAGAATAGAAGCTGAGCTTGCAAAGAGTTTCCTTGAAGACAGTGATATTGAAGCTATTGTTTCTACTGATGATTGTGGCGGTATTTACCCTAGTTTATCACTGGTCACTGGTGGAACGCGATTATTAGTTAAAGAAGAAGATGCCCAAAAAGCACTTGAGGTTTTGGAAAATTTGATGTTTTGA
- a CDS encoding phosphatidylglycerophosphatase A, whose translation MKNLIRLISSFLLIGYSPYAPGTVGSLAGLGLYWILSHHYSSGLYFLILGLLFIVGILIGKKAEEVFGKKDCRKFVLDEVFGILIALTMVPFRPFYIITGFILFRIFDILKPFPAKMAEKLPHGWGVMLDDAVAGIYTNLILQIVVLGNKFLHTG comes from the coding sequence ATGAAAAATTTAATTAGACTAATATCCTCTTTTCTCCTTATTGGATATTCTCCATACGCTCCCGGAACTGTTGGCAGTTTAGCAGGATTGGGATTGTATTGGATTCTATCCCACCATTATTCTTCAGGATTATATTTTCTGATACTTGGTCTATTATTTATTGTAGGAATCCTTATTGGCAAAAAAGCAGAAGAAGTATTTGGAAAAAAAGACTGCAGGAAATTTGTTCTTGATGAGGTCTTTGGAATTCTCATAGCATTGACAATGGTACCTTTTCGTCCATTTTATATTATAACAGGCTTCATACTATTCCGTATATTCGACATTCTTAAACCATTCCCTGCTAAGATGGCAGAGAAACTCCCTCATGGCTGGGGAGTAATGCTTGATGATGCAGTTGCAGGAATCTATACTAATCTAATCCTGCAGATAGTAGTGTTGGGAAATAAATTCCTGCATACTGGCTAG
- the pgsA gene encoding CDP-diacylglycerol--glycerol-3-phosphate 3-phosphatidyltransferase, whose protein sequence is MPNKLTFIRILAIPFLIIALLVNHVSNNLVYIAIGKYMALLIFILASLTDFFDGVIARREKKITNFGKLMDPVADKLLVASALIVFIGMGLFPSWMVVIIISREFIITGLRNLAATKGVIITAGLLGKHKTISQITAIIITLIALCIRDTMIVFNSWENVLWHAKPLDIWMHSLLTWVMSVVVIFSVISGIGYMIEHKDLIREAAHQ, encoded by the coding sequence ATGCCCAATAAATTAACATTTATACGTATACTGGCTATTCCTTTTCTTATTATTGCCTTGTTGGTAAACCATGTTTCTAATAACTTAGTTTACATTGCGATTGGTAAATATATGGCATTACTTATCTTTATTCTGGCATCCCTTACTGATTTTTTTGATGGGGTTATCGCTCGCAGGGAAAAGAAGATAACCAATTTTGGCAAATTGATGGACCCAGTTGCTGATAAATTACTTGTAGCGTCTGCCCTTATTGTGTTCATTGGCATGGGGCTTTTTCCCTCATGGATGGTTGTCATAATAATAAGCAGAGAATTTATCATTACAGGCCTTCGTAATCTAGCGGCTACCAAAGGTGTGATAATAACCGCAGGTCTGCTTGGTAAGCATAAAACTATCTCTCAGATTACAGCTATAATAATAACACTTATTGCTCTTTGCATCAGAGATACTATGATAGTGTTTAATTCATGGGAAAATGTCCTATGGCATGCTAAGCCACTGGATATATGGATGCACTCCCTCCTAACATGGGTCATGAGTGTTGTGGTAATTTTCTCTGTCATCTCTGGTATTGGCTATATGATTGAGCACAAGGACCTCATTAGAGAAGCTGCTCATCAATGA
- a CDS encoding DUF4115 domain-containing protein has translation MESIGKVLKKARLEKKLRLQDVYTQIKISPSYLKALENDTADSLPSPEYARIFLRGYTSFLGLDTEKLLTQYEQCSKPSQSYREKSPDGKTKKKLLFLSAVALILALFIAIISTVRHFVNTVDRITLEETRDYSAPDIADSPLVTDDTSLIISEKTINKKPASVNTGISDEKDIFPLKNQSALDKYVKSESELLELKFTAIDKTWVRIFADDKKLFGGTLHKGDEKVWYAKEKFHFRIGNAGGVVIELNGKKMPILGKKGEVFKKVIVTKEGIKIP, from the coding sequence ATGGAATCTATTGGCAAAGTCTTAAAAAAAGCAAGGCTTGAAAAAAAATTAAGGCTTCAGGATGTATATACACAAATAAAAATAAGTCCTTCATACCTTAAAGCATTGGAGAATGACACTGCTGACAGTCTGCCATCCCCTGAATATGCAAGAATATTTTTAAGAGGATATACAAGCTTTCTTGGCTTAGATACAGAAAAACTCCTGACGCAGTATGAGCAATGCTCCAAACCTTCTCAAAGTTATAGAGAAAAAAGTCCGGACGGGAAAACAAAAAAGAAGCTATTGTTTCTCTCCGCTGTAGCATTAATTTTAGCATTATTCATAGCAATCATTTCTACAGTTAGACATTTTGTTAATACTGTTGACAGAATTACGCTTGAAGAAACACGTGATTATTCTGCTCCAGATATAGCAGATTCACCATTAGTAACAGATGATACCAGCCTTATAATTAGTGAGAAAACCATAAATAAAAAACCTGCTTCTGTAAATACTGGCATATCCGATGAAAAAGATATTTTCCCCTTAAAAAATCAATCTGCTCTTGATAAATATGTTAAAAGCGAAAGCGAGCTGCTGGAATTAAAATTCACAGCAATAGATAAAACATGGGTTAGAATCTTTGCTGATGACAAAAAATTATTTGGCGGTACATTGCATAAGGGAGACGAGAAAGTGTGGTATGCTAAAGAGAAATTTCATTTCAGAATAGGAAATGCTGGGGGTGTTGTAATAGAGTTAAATGGCAAAAAAATGCCCATTCTTGGTAAAAAAGGAGAGGTTTTTAAAAAGGTTATTGTAACAAAAGAGGGGATAAAAATTCCATAA
- the pheT gene encoding phenylalanine--tRNA ligase subunit beta — protein sequence MKVPYNWLKEYIDIKLSLEEIAEKLTMSGLEVADIQRLSNLDEPVLDIEVTANRGDCLSIIGIAREIETLTNKHVKYPQALKKCSANKEIEKLIDISIKDTSLCSRYAGRIIRNVKIEPSPSWLANRLKAVNIRPINNIVDITNYVLMETGQPLHAFDYNKISGKQITIRRARQNESIVALDESKRQLSRDMLVIADKKVPIAIAGIMGGIGSEIDKQTTDIFLESACFHAGCIRKTSKTLELSSESSYRFERGVDPNGVVSALNRAAYLIEKTAHGKSVKGIVDIYPKKFNKQNIQLRIQQIKRILGIDIPKNKLKHIMLNLGFEIKQDSLNNIKVLVPTYRQDIRREIDLIEEIARIYGYNNIDTTMPRGQTSSCGKGEFEKQTDALKNILSSCGMAEIYTSSFTNSENLDKTGLSSDGVKITNPLGDDQNIMRTSLIPEMLSVIKRNLNRSLSEIKLYELGQVFFENNSSYHEKTYLCCGIVGNVSFFDIKGILETILYRLGIEDHCLYYKKHQVFTSDCSASIDIQGRNIGIIGEISSNVLEKYNIDEKVFLLEIGFSNLSKYINLSPVFKAVPKYPASERDIAFTIKENVSNADIMNIMWKAGGEIVEDVKLFDIYRGKQILSGHKSMAYSICYRSNKKTLTDEEVNQAHSRIGRKLISQLDITLRK from the coding sequence ATGAAGGTCCCTTATAATTGGTTGAAGGAATATATAGACATAAAATTATCCCTTGAAGAAATTGCAGAAAAATTAACCATGTCAGGATTGGAAGTTGCTGACATACAAAGGCTGTCAAATCTTGATGAACCTGTTTTAGATATAGAAGTTACAGCAAATAGAGGAGACTGTTTAAGCATAATTGGTATAGCAAGAGAGATTGAGACACTGACAAACAAACATGTTAAATATCCTCAGGCACTAAAAAAATGCAGTGCGAATAAAGAAATCGAAAAATTAATAGACATATCAATAAAGGATACTTCTCTCTGCTCCAGGTATGCTGGGAGAATAATTCGCAACGTTAAAATAGAGCCTTCTCCATCATGGCTTGCAAATAGGTTAAAAGCAGTTAATATCCGTCCTATAAATAATATTGTTGACATAACGAACTATGTTTTGATGGAAACAGGGCAGCCTCTTCATGCATTTGATTACAACAAAATATCAGGTAAACAAATTACTATAAGAAGGGCAAGACAAAATGAGTCTATAGTTGCTCTGGATGAGAGTAAAAGACAGCTCTCTCGGGATATGCTGGTCATAGCAGATAAAAAAGTTCCTATTGCTATTGCAGGTATCATGGGAGGTATTGGTTCCGAGATAGATAAGCAAACAACAGATATATTTCTAGAAAGTGCTTGTTTTCATGCCGGGTGCATAAGAAAGACGTCTAAAACATTAGAGTTATCTTCAGAATCATCGTATCGTTTTGAAAGAGGCGTGGATCCGAATGGAGTTGTGTCTGCACTTAATAGAGCAGCCTATCTCATAGAAAAGACCGCACATGGAAAATCAGTAAAAGGGATTGTAGATATCTATCCAAAGAAATTCAATAAGCAAAACATACAACTTAGAATCCAGCAAATAAAACGAATTTTAGGTATTGACATACCCAAAAACAAGTTAAAGCATATAATGCTAAACCTGGGTTTTGAAATCAAACAGGATAGTTTAAATAATATCAAGGTACTGGTTCCTACATATCGTCAGGATATTAGGCGAGAAATAGACCTGATTGAAGAAATTGCCCGCATCTATGGATACAATAACATTGATACTACAATGCCTCGAGGACAAACCAGTTCATGTGGCAAAGGAGAGTTTGAAAAGCAAACAGATGCTCTGAAGAACATATTGTCTTCATGTGGCATGGCCGAGATATACACATCAAGTTTTACCAACTCAGAAAACCTAGATAAAACTGGTCTGTCTTCTGATGGAGTAAAAATTACTAATCCTCTGGGAGATGACCAAAATATAATGAGAACAAGCCTAATACCTGAGATGCTGAGTGTAATTAAGAGAAACTTAAACAGGTCTCTTTCTGAAATTAAATTATATGAACTTGGGCAGGTATTCTTTGAAAATAATTCTTCATATCATGAGAAAACATACCTATGCTGTGGGATTGTGGGAAACGTTTCTTTCTTTGATATCAAGGGCATATTAGAAACAATCTTGTATAGACTTGGGATTGAAGACCATTGCCTATACTATAAAAAGCACCAGGTATTTACTTCTGATTGCTCAGCAAGCATAGATATTCAGGGACGCAATATAGGCATAATAGGAGAAATTAGCAGTAATGTATTAGAGAAATACAACATTGATGAAAAGGTGTTTCTTCTTGAGATTGGGTTCTCTAATTTATCAAAATACATAAACCTATCCCCTGTTTTTAAGGCAGTTCCCAAATACCCGGCCAGTGAGCGCGACATAGCTTTTACTATTAAAGAAAACGTATCTAATGCTGATATTATGAACATAATGTGGAAAGCTGGTGGAGAGATTGTTGAAGACGTAAAATTATTTGATATATATCGCGGCAAACAAATTCTCTCTGGACATAAAAGTATGGCCTATTCGATTTGCTATCGTTCCAATAAGAAAACGCTTACTGACGAGGAAGTAAATCAGGCGCATTCAAGGATAGGGCGTAAGCTTATATCACAATTAGATATTACTTTAAGAAAGTAG
- the pheS gene encoding phenylalanine--tRNA ligase subunit alpha, with protein sequence MKAKIKEIEEKFDSEIKNISLPEHLEEIRVKYLGRKGVLTSLLKQVSALSNDEKPVFGRLLNNLKTNISARISEELASIKSVKRTEAKLDISLPGISPSIGTKHPLTLITQEIKEIFFGLGFETVTGPEIETEYYNFEALNTPEDHPARDGHDSFYITDKILLRTHTSPVQIRVMEKQKPPVRVIAPGRCFRRDATDATHSPIFHQVEGLAVDTNITFGDLKGVLEVFARQLFGRQTKIRFRPDFFPFTEPSAEYAFSCVNCKGKGCRICKNTGWLEIGGAGMVDPEVFKMVHYDAEKYSGFAFGMGIERIAMIKYHIHDIRMFFENDLRFLRQF encoded by the coding sequence TTGAAAGCAAAGATTAAAGAAATAGAAGAAAAGTTCGATTCTGAAATTAAAAACATTTCTCTTCCTGAGCATTTGGAGGAAATAAGAGTAAAATACCTCGGAAGGAAAGGGGTTCTCACATCTCTGTTAAAACAAGTTTCAGCATTATCAAATGATGAAAAACCAGTATTTGGCAGATTGTTAAATAATTTAAAAACTAATATAAGTGCTAGGATTAGCGAGGAGCTTGCCAGTATTAAATCAGTAAAAAGAACTGAGGCAAAATTAGACATATCCCTTCCAGGAATCAGTCCTTCAATTGGCACTAAACATCCCCTTACACTTATCACTCAAGAAATCAAAGAGATATTCTTTGGCTTGGGTTTTGAGACAGTAACAGGTCCTGAAATAGAAACAGAATACTACAATTTCGAAGCACTTAATACACCGGAAGATCATCCAGCCAGAGATGGACATGATTCATTTTATATAACAGACAAAATCTTACTGCGCACACATACATCCCCGGTTCAGATTCGCGTTATGGAAAAACAAAAACCTCCTGTAAGAGTAATTGCTCCTGGCAGATGCTTCAGAAGAGACGCAACTGATGCTACACACTCTCCAATATTTCATCAAGTGGAAGGATTGGCTGTAGATACAAATATCACGTTTGGAGACTTGAAGGGCGTTCTGGAAGTATTTGCAAGACAGCTATTTGGCAGGCAGACAAAAATCAGATTTAGACCTGACTTTTTTCCTTTTACTGAACCAAGCGCAGAGTATGCGTTCTCCTGTGTCAATTGCAAAGGCAAAGGGTGCAGAATATGCAAAAATACAGGATGGCTTGAAATAGGAGGCGCGGGTATGGTGGATCCAGAAGTATTCAAAATGGTGCACTACGATGCAGAAAAGTATAGCGGATTTGCATTTGGCATGGGTATTGAGAGAATTGCCATGATAAAATACCACATTCATGATATACGAATGTTTTTTGAAAATGATCTAAGATTTTTAAGACAGTTTTAG
- a CDS encoding M55 family metallopeptidase — MAARQKTKKVYVMTDLEGPSGVNGRCADTGIGNKIINEETACRLLTEEVNAVVEGLSNAGAKEIIVIDGHGGSNSIHIENLHPKAELKIYGGGVTPITCVDASYDAALHIGAHSMIGVKDGFMNHTFNSHSCSNMWLNDMPVGEIAIFALLCSYFGVPTILVSGDRAACREAKEFLGKVETVETKIGLSRYSVINKNPVKVREELRQTAKQALENRNSFPIKNIKHPYRLKIELMCPNQADAYEKKGAKRLDHQTVLIESKDFMDLWAQRVGWAPGIHNARFNIHL; from the coding sequence ATGGCTGCCAGACAAAAGACAAAAAAAGTATATGTTATGACAGACTTGGAAGGACCAAGCGGTGTAAATGGTCGCTGTGCTGATACAGGGATTGGGAACAAAATTATTAATGAAGAGACTGCGTGTCGTCTATTAACAGAAGAAGTCAATGCTGTAGTTGAAGGATTGTCCAATGCTGGTGCAAAAGAGATTATTGTGATTGATGGTCATGGCGGAAGCAATTCTATTCATATAGAAAACCTTCATCCAAAAGCTGAGCTTAAGATATACGGAGGAGGAGTTACTCCAATTACTTGCGTTGATGCAAGTTATGATGCCGCTTTGCATATTGGAGCGCATTCCATGATAGGGGTCAAGGATGGCTTTATGAATCATACCTTTAACAGCCATTCATGCAGCAATATGTGGCTTAATGACATGCCTGTAGGCGAGATTGCCATCTTTGCACTTTTATGTTCATACTTTGGTGTCCCGACAATTCTTGTCTCTGGTGATAGAGCCGCTTGTAGAGAGGCCAAAGAATTTCTTGGGAAAGTTGAAACTGTGGAAACAAAAATAGGGCTAAGCCGCTATTCTGTTATTAATAAAAATCCGGTAAAAGTGAGAGAAGAATTGCGTCAAACAGCCAAACAAGCATTAGAAAATAGAAATTCATTTCCAATTAAAAACATAAAACATCCTTATAGATTAAAGATAGAATTGATGTGTCCTAATCAAGCAGATGCCTATGAAAAAAAAGGCGCAAAACGACTTGACCATCAGACTGTTCTTATTGAAAGTAAGGATTTCATGGATCTGTGGGCACAAAGAGTTGGCTGGGCACCTGGAATTCATAACGCTCGTTTTAACATTCATTTATAA